A genomic segment from Cumulibacter soli encodes:
- a CDS encoding HAD family hydrolase, whose product MRLPFMRKPTGADEHARARAAGTAAAAVAEVGSDTVPTSDPHAAAFFDVDNTMMMGASIFHFAKGLATRKFFTTADIARMVYQQAKFRMIGAENTDDIHSSRDRALAFVKDVEVARINALGEEIYDEEMAQKIYSGTRALAQMHLDAGQRVWLVTATPVELATVIADRLGLTGALGTVAEHVDGKYTGRLVGEMMHGSAKAEAISALADREGLDLSRCTAYSDSVNDLPMLTLVGRAVAVNPDPDLRKEAMERGWEIRDYRTGRKVVKIGALTTLAGTAAAAAAIGGVAAYRALRLYARRNEQPAPTTTIRRMSDRVRAAAHTASTESVRVLGR is encoded by the coding sequence ATGCGTTTGCCATTCATGCGCAAGCCCACCGGCGCCGATGAGCACGCCCGAGCGCGCGCGGCGGGCACGGCTGCGGCCGCGGTAGCGGAGGTCGGAAGCGATACCGTGCCGACGTCGGACCCCCACGCCGCCGCATTTTTCGACGTCGACAACACCATGATGATGGGCGCGTCGATCTTCCACTTCGCCAAAGGCCTGGCGACGCGCAAGTTCTTCACCACGGCGGACATCGCGAGGATGGTCTACCAGCAAGCGAAGTTCCGGATGATCGGCGCGGAGAACACCGACGACATCCACTCGTCGCGCGATCGCGCACTCGCCTTCGTCAAGGACGTCGAGGTTGCGCGGATAAACGCGCTCGGCGAGGAGATCTACGACGAGGAAATGGCCCAGAAGATCTACTCCGGCACCCGCGCACTCGCCCAGATGCACCTGGACGCCGGGCAACGCGTGTGGTTGGTGACCGCTACCCCAGTCGAGTTGGCGACCGTGATCGCCGACCGGCTCGGGCTCACCGGGGCATTGGGCACGGTCGCCGAGCACGTTGATGGTAAATACACCGGCCGCCTCGTCGGGGAGATGATGCACGGCAGCGCGAAAGCTGAGGCCATCAGCGCGCTCGCCGACCGCGAGGGCCTCGATCTGAGCAGATGCACGGCGTACTCCGACTCAGTGAACGACCTGCCAATGCTGACGCTGGTCGGTCGAGCGGTCGCGGTCAATCCCGACCCGGACCTGCGCAAGGAGGCGATGGAACGCGGGTGGGAGATCCGCGACTATCGCACCGGACGCAAGGTCGTGAAGATCGGCGCATTGACCACGCTCGCCGGTACGGCGGCCGCGGCAGCCGCGATCGGGGGCGTTGCCGCATACCGCGCGTTGCGGCTGTACGCGCGGCGTAATGAACAGCCGGCGCCCACCACGACGATCAGAAGAATGTCCGATCGCGTTCGCGCAGCAGCGCATACAGCCTCGACTGAATCCGTTCGCGTACTCGGTCGGTGA
- a CDS encoding TetR/AcrR family transcriptional regulator, with product MSSTTPARDWRVYGRPDLDAVLSAAVDAFNELGYHAATVRDIAGRCGLSVAGIYHHHAGKQEMLMAVLTSVMEELKWRNAAAREAGGDDPVQRFCNQVRALTLSHIYWQKPTAIGSTEMRSLEEPNRARFITMRAELQEHIQRDVDLAVEQGAFHTGHPIMAVGAVAGMCLQTAQWYSADGELSPEQIAQNTVDVALDIVAYRPN from the coding sequence ATGTCATCTACGACTCCCGCTCGCGATTGGCGGGTGTACGGTCGCCCCGACCTGGATGCCGTGCTCAGCGCCGCGGTCGACGCGTTCAATGAATTGGGCTACCACGCCGCAACAGTGCGCGATATCGCGGGACGTTGCGGCCTCTCGGTCGCCGGTATCTATCACCATCACGCAGGTAAGCAGGAGATGCTGATGGCGGTGCTGACCAGCGTGATGGAGGAACTCAAGTGGCGTAACGCCGCTGCGCGTGAGGCGGGCGGCGATGACCCGGTCCAGCGATTCTGTAACCAGGTGCGCGCCCTGACCCTCTCGCATATCTACTGGCAGAAGCCCACCGCGATCGGCAGCACCGAGATGCGCTCGTTGGAAGAGCCGAACCGAGCGCGGTTCATCACGATGCGCGCAGAGCTGCAGGAACACATTCAGCGCGATGTCGACCTCGCCGTCGAGCAAGGCGCATTCCACACCGGGCATCCGATCATGGCCGTCGGCGCGGTTGCTGGAATGTGTCTTCAGACCGCGCAGTGGTATTCGGCGGACGGTGAACTGAGCCCGGAGCAGATCGCGCAGAATACTGTCGATGTCGCCCTCGACATCGTGGCCTATCGCCCTAACTGA
- a CDS encoding lysophospholipid acyltransferase family protein: protein MSAGRPDPVVAALGMVIDGAEKLARAHPEVERALARLVAYIRRRITGERDLDEAGLDRDFTEQVIYPLVKLLYDKWFHVEFRGAHNIPVDGPALLVANHSGTIALDGVILQYAVHRNTDPHRFLRPLAADFVFSLPVIGDLARKTGGTLASSEDAERLLGDGELVGVFPEGFKGVGKGYAQRYRLQRFGRGGFVATAIKAGVPIVPISIVGAEEAYPMIADIAPLARAIGAPYFPVTPTFPLLGVLGLIPLPSRWIIEVDEPMPTAQLGVHTAEDPMEVFEITDRVRERIQSRLYALLRERDRTFF from the coding sequence ATGAGCGCCGGGCGCCCAGACCCGGTCGTCGCGGCGCTGGGGATGGTGATCGACGGCGCCGAGAAGTTGGCCCGCGCGCACCCCGAGGTGGAACGCGCCCTCGCGCGTCTGGTCGCATACATCCGCCGCCGCATCACCGGCGAGCGTGATCTTGATGAAGCCGGGCTGGACCGCGACTTCACCGAACAGGTCATCTACCCGCTGGTCAAGCTGCTTTACGACAAGTGGTTCCACGTCGAGTTCCGCGGCGCGCACAACATTCCCGTCGACGGACCGGCGCTCTTGGTAGCGAACCACTCCGGCACGATCGCGCTAGACGGCGTGATCCTGCAGTACGCCGTCCACCGCAATACCGACCCGCATCGGTTCCTGCGGCCGCTGGCCGCTGACTTCGTATTCAGTCTGCCGGTCATCGGCGACCTCGCCCGCAAAACCGGCGGAACGCTCGCGAGTTCCGAGGACGCCGAGCGACTGCTCGGCGACGGTGAGCTCGTCGGGGTATTCCCCGAAGGGTTCAAGGGCGTCGGCAAGGGTTATGCGCAGCGCTATCGCTTACAGCGGTTCGGGCGTGGCGGATTTGTCGCTACCGCGATCAAGGCAGGGGTGCCGATCGTGCCGATCTCCATCGTCGGCGCCGAGGAGGCATACCCGATGATCGCGGACATCGCGCCGTTGGCTCGCGCCATCGGCGCGCCGTACTTCCCAGTGACGCCGACGTTCCCGCTGCTGGGCGTACTGGGGCTGATCCCGCTGCCGAGCAGATGGATCATTGAAGTCGATGAGCCGATGCCGACCGCGCAGCTGGGAGTGCACACCGCCGAGGACCCGATGGAGGTCTTCGAGATCACCGACCGAGTACGCGAACGGATTCAGTCGAGGCTGTATGCGCTGCTGCGCGAACGCGATCGGACATTCTTCTGA
- a CDS encoding glutaredoxin family protein: MPIEVTLMTRQGCHLCEVAAGELSRILPDYGLRASQVDIDSDPELRAEYGDRVPVVLLNGKEHGYYTVDEHRLRPALQALQNGHID, encoded by the coding sequence GTGCCGATCGAAGTAACGCTGATGACCCGTCAGGGCTGCCACCTTTGTGAGGTGGCGGCGGGCGAACTGTCGCGGATCCTGCCCGATTACGGGCTGCGTGCGAGTCAGGTTGATATCGATTCCGATCCCGAGTTGCGCGCCGAGTACGGCGATCGGGTGCCGGTGGTACTGCTCAACGGTAAGGAGCATGGGTACTACACCGTCGACGAGCACCGGTTGCGTCCCGCACTGCAGGCGCTGCAGAATGGTCACATAGACTGA
- a CDS encoding helix-turn-helix domain-containing protein, with amino-acid sequence MSKKTTQTSSTSGVSQVKFLTVAEVATMMRVSKMTVYRLVHSGELPAVRVGRSFRVPEKAVHEYLDGAFIETA; translated from the coding sequence ATGTCGAAGAAGACCACCCAAACATCGTCCACCTCCGGCGTATCTCAGGTGAAATTCCTGACGGTCGCCGAAGTGGCCACGATGATGCGGGTGTCGAAAATGACCGTGTACCGACTTGTGCACTCCGGGGAACTCCCCGCCGTGCGCGTCGGCCGCTCATTCCGGGTGCCCGAGAAGGCCGTTCATGAATATCTGGATGGGGCGTTCATCGAGACAGCGTGA
- a CDS encoding uroporphyrinogen-III synthase, whose amino-acid sequence MTRARKTGGRIQFVGCGPADANLLTGRAIEAIQEADELIVDSDVPEEVRVLAVGEVIETDEVPATVAKQLVADAKTGKRIARVATGDILASDRMVKEITAVSRSAVPYQVLAAASARSVIASYAGIPTVGPVTSTDLRGFTAGTSLSNLITPGGTLLASFDLADVKAIAKALIEAGLADNTPAAVTVNGTSLQQKTVSGVLGDLVGSNPEVKALEGPAQLTVGAGVTQADKFAWWEKRALYGWRVLVPRTKDQAADMSEMLAEHGAIPIEVPTIAVEPPRTPAQMERAIKGLVNGRYSWIVFTSTNAVKAVWEKFQEFGLDARAFAGVKIACVGASTAAAVQAFGVTPELLPDGEQSSLGLLEVFPPYDDVLDPIDKILLPRADIATETLAEGLKERGWEIEDVTAYRTVRAAPPAAHIRESIKGGGFDAVCFTSSSTVRNLVGIAGKPHARTVVACIGPATAATATEFGLRVDVQPETADIPSVIDALAAYAINLREVEGYDKPPRKTKSRARKTQ is encoded by the coding sequence ATGACGCGGGCACGTAAAACCGGTGGCCGGATCCAGTTCGTCGGATGCGGTCCCGCCGATGCCAACCTGTTGACCGGCCGGGCGATCGAGGCGATTCAGGAAGCCGACGAGTTGATCGTCGACAGCGACGTACCCGAGGAGGTGCGCGTGCTTGCGGTCGGCGAGGTCATCGAGACCGATGAGGTCCCAGCGACCGTCGCCAAGCAGCTTGTCGCTGATGCGAAGACGGGCAAGCGGATCGCCCGGGTAGCGACCGGCGACATACTCGCCAGCGACCGCATGGTCAAAGAAATCACCGCGGTCAGCCGCTCAGCCGTTCCATATCAGGTGCTCGCTGCCGCTTCGGCTCGCTCCGTGATCGCCTCGTACGCCGGGATCCCCACCGTCGGTCCGGTCACCTCGACCGACCTTCGCGGGTTCACCGCCGGCACCTCGTTGTCGAACCTCATTACCCCCGGCGGGACTCTGCTGGCGTCGTTCGACCTCGCCGATGTCAAGGCGATCGCGAAGGCGTTGATCGAGGCCGGCCTAGCCGACAACACGCCCGCGGCCGTGACCGTGAACGGGACCTCGCTGCAGCAGAAGACGGTCTCTGGGGTACTGGGTGACCTGGTCGGCAGTAATCCAGAGGTGAAGGCCCTCGAAGGGCCGGCCCAATTGACCGTCGGAGCCGGTGTCACGCAGGCCGACAAGTTCGCTTGGTGGGAGAAGCGCGCGTTGTACGGCTGGCGGGTCCTGGTGCCGCGCACCAAGGATCAGGCCGCCGATATGAGCGAGATGCTCGCCGAGCACGGCGCGATTCCGATCGAGGTACCGACGATAGCGGTCGAGCCGCCGCGGACCCCGGCGCAGATGGAACGTGCGATCAAGGGTCTGGTCAACGGCCGGTACTCGTGGATCGTGTTTACTTCGACGAACGCGGTCAAGGCCGTGTGGGAGAAGTTCCAGGAATTCGGGTTGGATGCGCGCGCGTTCGCCGGCGTCAAGATTGCGTGCGTTGGCGCCTCGACCGCAGCCGCCGTCCAGGCCTTCGGGGTCACTCCCGAACTACTGCCCGACGGTGAACAATCCAGCCTCGGCCTGCTTGAGGTGTTCCCGCCGTACGACGATGTGCTCGACCCCATCGACAAGATCTTGTTGCCGCGTGCAGACATCGCGACCGAAACTCTCGCCGAGGGGCTGAAGGAGCGCGGCTGGGAGATCGAGGACGTGACGGCCTACCGCACGGTGCGCGCCGCACCGCCTGCCGCGCATATCCGCGAGTCGATCAAGGGCGGCGGCTTCGACGCCGTGTGCTTCACGTCGAGCTCGACCGTCCGTAACCTGGTCGGTATCGCGGGTAAGCCGCATGCTCGCACGGTTGTGGCATGCATCGGTCCGGCGACCGCGGCCACCGCGACCGAATTCGGACTGCGCGTCGATGTGCAGCCGGAGACCGCGGACATCCCCTCGGTGATTGACGCGCTGGCCGCATACGCGATCAACCTGCGCGAGGTGGAGGGGTACGACAAGCCGCCACGGAAGACCAAGTCGCGGGCCCGTAAGACGCAGTAG
- a CDS encoding glutamyl-tRNA reductase yields MSFLVVGLTHRHTPLDILERAAVTPAELDNTLARVLAHEQVTEAMILSTCNRVELYTNVEKFHPGLDAVVEWLSDRLDTSADELAKYLQVSYDEDAIEHMMRVASGLDSMIVGEPQILGQLRTAYLDATDREAVGRQLHALSQHALRVGKRVHSDLGMHEVGRNIASVGVDAAGSAAGGLSGKSALVVGAGAMATLAAGALRDQGVSQLQIVNRSVEKAEALAERFDGEATEDLGAALGRADVVVTAMGSSPGFVTEELARAAGATVLVDLALPKNVTVAAAELANISYIGMEKIRERAQSLELAVDGARADDVIAEEVAAFVARQRSASVAPTIAALRARAKEVIDSELDRLRHRIPDVDARAMSEIEYAVERVVDKMLHAPQVRVRESAGTPNGEAYAEALRALFELGEPPTRDAAASGVGVSARNLTNGTPG; encoded by the coding sequence ATGAGCTTTCTCGTCGTGGGACTGACGCATCGGCATACGCCGCTCGACATTCTCGAACGTGCGGCGGTCACGCCCGCGGAGCTGGACAACACTCTCGCTCGGGTGCTCGCGCACGAGCAGGTCACCGAAGCGATGATTCTCTCGACCTGCAACCGCGTCGAGCTCTATACCAACGTCGAGAAGTTCCACCCCGGCCTGGACGCCGTGGTCGAATGGCTCTCCGATCGTCTGGACACCTCCGCTGACGAACTCGCGAAGTACCTCCAGGTGTCGTACGACGAGGACGCGATCGAGCACATGATGCGTGTGGCCAGCGGCCTCGACTCAATGATCGTGGGTGAACCCCAGATCCTGGGACAGTTGCGTACCGCCTACCTCGACGCCACTGACCGTGAGGCCGTGGGCCGGCAATTGCATGCGCTGTCGCAACACGCACTGCGGGTCGGTAAGCGGGTGCATTCCGATCTTGGGATGCACGAAGTCGGGCGCAATATCGCATCAGTCGGTGTCGACGCGGCAGGTAGTGCCGCCGGCGGACTCAGCGGCAAGTCCGCGCTGGTGGTTGGCGCCGGCGCGATGGCCACCCTGGCAGCCGGTGCGCTGCGCGATCAGGGCGTGAGTCAGTTACAGATCGTGAACCGATCGGTGGAGAAAGCTGAGGCCCTCGCCGAGCGATTTGACGGCGAGGCGACCGAGGACCTCGGCGCCGCCTTGGGCCGGGCCGACGTCGTTGTGACTGCTATGGGCTCCTCACCGGGCTTCGTCACCGAAGAGTTGGCCCGTGCGGCCGGGGCGACGGTCCTGGTCGATCTCGCGCTGCCGAAGAACGTCACCGTCGCGGCCGCCGAATTGGCCAACATCTCCTATATCGGGATGGAGAAGATCCGTGAACGCGCCCAGAGCCTCGAGCTAGCCGTCGACGGTGCCCGCGCCGATGACGTGATCGCTGAGGAAGTTGCCGCGTTCGTCGCGCGGCAGCGCAGCGCCTCAGTCGCGCCGACCATCGCCGCGTTGCGAGCGCGGGCCAAGGAAGTGATCGACTCCGAACTCGATCGGCTGCGTCACCGGATTCCCGATGTTGACGCCCGAGCGATGTCCGAAATTGAGTACGCCGTCGAGCGAGTCGTCGACAAAATGCTGCATGCCCCGCAGGTGCGGGTACGTGAGAGCGCCGGAACACCCAACGGTGAGGCGTACGCCGAAGCGTTACGAGCGTTATTCGAACTGGGGGAGCCGCCGACCCGGGATGCCGCCGCCAGCGGCGTTGGCGTATCCGCGAGAAACCTGACGAACGGAACTCCCGGATGA
- a CDS encoding redox-sensing transcriptional repressor Rex: MTTAAGTPNLVRSTTDGRRIPEATLGRLSLYLRMIDQLAERDSVNSDELAELSGVNPAMLRRDLSFTGTVGTRGVGYDVDMLRTRLGEVLGVSEPRTVVIIGVGNLGHALAGYQGLPARGFSVVGLFDVERVGEIVSGIEVRPISEFIAKAETYRSSIGVIATPANAAQDALDTLVRVGITGILSFAPTTLRAPEGVEVRRVDLASELQILAFNLRLNSPSTKGAS; encoded by the coding sequence GTGACGACTGCCGCCGGGACGCCTAACCTCGTTCGCAGCACGACGGACGGTCGACGCATCCCCGAAGCGACGTTGGGTCGACTGTCACTTTATCTGCGCATGATCGACCAGTTGGCTGAACGCGACAGCGTCAACTCCGACGAACTTGCCGAACTCAGCGGCGTTAACCCGGCGATGTTGCGGCGTGACCTCTCCTTCACCGGCACTGTCGGTACCCGCGGCGTCGGATATGACGTCGACATGTTGCGCACCCGGCTCGGCGAGGTTCTCGGGGTCAGCGAACCGCGCACTGTGGTCATCATCGGCGTCGGAAATCTCGGCCATGCGCTCGCCGGTTACCAAGGTTTGCCGGCGCGCGGTTTCAGCGTTGTCGGACTCTTCGACGTGGAGCGCGTCGGCGAGATCGTTTCCGGCATTGAAGTGCGCCCGATCAGCGAATTTATCGCCAAGGCCGAGACGTATCGCTCCAGCATCGGTGTCATTGCGACGCCGGCGAACGCCGCTCAGGACGCGCTGGACACCCTCGTGCGTGTCGGTATCACCGGAATTCTTTCGTTCGCGCCAACGACGCTGCGGGCCCCGGAAGGGGTCGAGGTACGCCGCGTCGACCTAGCCAGCGAATTGCAGATTCTGGCTTTCAATCTCAGGCTCAATTCGCCGTCCACGAAAGGTGCATCATGA
- a CDS encoding 30S ribosomal protein bS22 produces the protein MGSVIKKRRKRMAKKKHRKLLKRTRVQRRNKK, from the coding sequence ATGGGTTCAGTCATCAAGAAGCGCCGTAAGCGGATGGCGAAGAAGAAGCATCGCAAGCTTCTCAAGCGCACTCGCGTACAGCGTCGCAATAAGAAGTAG
- the proC gene encoding pyrroline-5-carboxylate reductase, which produces MLDGKTLGFIGGGNMAEALIAGVLRSGDIAGPSVLVAEPVAERADYLREQYDVRTLSTAELASQADIIVVAVKPQIVDAVITELRGVIDPDAVVISVAAGVPAARFEAALPNVPVVRVMPNTPALVGEGMSVIAPGAAASPQHLQHARTILSGAGKVVQLEESQLDAVTAVSGSGPAYFFYLVEALIDGAQTLGLDKATATELVVQTAYGAATMLRDSGRDAQTLRTDVTSPGGTTAAGLQVLEDNGARDLFTAMITAARDRSVSLGNNG; this is translated from the coding sequence ATGCTTGACGGAAAGACTCTCGGCTTCATCGGCGGCGGCAATATGGCCGAGGCGTTGATCGCCGGCGTCCTGCGTAGCGGTGACATCGCGGGGCCGTCCGTGCTCGTCGCCGAGCCCGTCGCTGAGCGCGCGGACTACTTGCGTGAGCAGTACGACGTCCGCACTCTTAGCACCGCCGAATTGGCGTCCCAGGCAGACATCATCGTCGTGGCCGTCAAGCCGCAGATCGTCGACGCGGTGATTACTGAACTTCGGGGCGTGATCGATCCCGACGCCGTGGTCATCTCCGTGGCCGCGGGGGTGCCGGCCGCGCGGTTCGAGGCAGCGCTGCCGAACGTCCCCGTCGTGCGGGTCATGCCAAATACCCCAGCGTTGGTGGGGGAGGGTATGTCGGTGATCGCGCCGGGCGCCGCCGCGAGCCCGCAACACCTGCAGCACGCCCGCACGATCCTGTCCGGTGCCGGCAAGGTCGTGCAACTTGAGGAGTCCCAACTGGATGCGGTCACCGCGGTCTCGGGCTCCGGGCCGGCGTACTTTTTCTACCTGGTCGAGGCACTGATAGATGGGGCGCAGACGCTGGGGCTCGATAAGGCAACCGCAACCGAACTTGTCGTGCAGACGGCGTACGGCGCTGCGACGATGTTGCGTGACAGTGGCCGGGACGCACAGACTCTGCGCACCGACGTCACGTCCCCGGGCGGCACCACCGCCGCCGGTCTGCAGGTGCTCGAGGACAACGGCGCCCGCGACCTTTTCACCGCGATGATCACCGCTGCCCGTGACAGGTCCGTCTCACTAGGGAACAATGGGTAG
- the hemB gene encoding porphobilinogen synthase — protein sequence MSQFPQSRPRRLRNTAAMRRLVAETRIDPAGLILPMFVREGITEPRPIASMPGVVQHTRDSLRRAAAEAVDAGVGGLMLFGVPAQRDAVGSAAVRQDGILNLGIADLIAEVGEQTVVMSDGCLDEFTDHGHCGVLDDRGRVDNDATLEVYADMAIAQADAGAHIIGPSGMMDGQIGVMREALDAARHQDVSLMAYTAKYASALYGPFREAVDSQLTGDRRTYQQDPGNAREALRELELDVNEGADIVMVKPASTYLDVIRDVREATHLPVAAYQVSGEYAMIEAAAANGWIERDRMIDEQLTAITRAGASMILTYYAVEVARRSR from the coding sequence ATGAGCCAGTTCCCGCAGTCACGTCCTCGCCGGTTACGCAACACCGCCGCCATGCGTCGATTGGTCGCCGAGACACGGATCGACCCGGCCGGACTGATCCTGCCGATGTTCGTGCGCGAAGGCATCACCGAGCCACGACCGATCGCCTCGATGCCGGGTGTCGTGCAGCACACCCGTGACTCACTGCGTCGTGCCGCCGCGGAGGCCGTCGACGCGGGGGTCGGCGGGCTCATGCTGTTCGGCGTGCCGGCGCAGCGGGACGCCGTCGGGAGCGCGGCGGTACGCCAGGACGGAATCCTTAATCTCGGTATCGCTGATCTGATCGCCGAGGTCGGCGAGCAGACCGTGGTGATGAGCGACGGCTGCCTGGACGAATTCACCGATCACGGCCATTGCGGCGTCCTGGATGATCGGGGCCGAGTCGATAATGACGCGACCCTCGAGGTGTACGCCGATATGGCGATTGCGCAGGCTGACGCCGGCGCGCACATCATCGGCCCGAGCGGGATGATGGATGGGCAGATTGGCGTGATGCGCGAGGCGCTGGATGCTGCCAGACACCAGGATGTGTCGCTGATGGCGTACACGGCGAAGTACGCCTCGGCGCTGTACGGGCCATTCCGCGAAGCTGTGGATTCGCAGCTGACCGGGGATCGACGTACTTACCAACAGGACCCGGGCAACGCTCGTGAAGCACTGCGCGAATTGGAACTGGACGTCAACGAGGGTGCCGACATCGTCATGGTCAAGCCCGCCTCGACCTACCTCGATGTCATTCGCGATGTGCGCGAGGCGACCCATCTACCGGTCGCGGCGTACCAGGTTTCCGGCGAATACGCGATGATCGAAGCGGCTGCGGCGAACGGTTGGATCGAGCGCGATCGAATGATCGACGAGCAACTGACAGCGATCACTCGTGCCGGAGCCTCGATGATCTTGACCTACTACGCCGTGGAAGTTGCTCGTCGATCGCGCTGA
- the hemC gene encoding hydroxymethylbilane synthase — MSVVPLRLGTRRSALAKGQSQHVADALTAATGREVELVTVTTQGDVTSAPLHTLGGQGVFTSALRDELLAGNVDFAVHSLKDLPTAEAAGLVVAAIPPRVDPRDALIARDGLTLAELPPGSKVGTGSLRRGAQLLALGLGLEVVPIRGNVESRAARVKDGELDAVILAAAGLSRLGWRERVTEFLDPIQMLPAPGQGALAVECVSDNSDVLDLVRGLDHHYSRLCVEAERALLAELEAGCSSPVGALAEVVEAEAGLELSLRASVTAHDGSDAIRQSAVGSLTDAAGLGQRLARLMLEDGATELMGSTR; from the coding sequence ATGAGTGTGGTGCCCTTACGGCTCGGTACGCGGCGCAGTGCGCTCGCGAAGGGCCAGTCGCAGCATGTCGCCGATGCGCTGACCGCCGCAACCGGACGCGAAGTTGAACTCGTTACCGTGACCACGCAGGGCGACGTCACCAGCGCACCGTTGCACACGCTCGGCGGTCAAGGCGTATTCACGTCGGCCCTGCGCGATGAACTGCTGGCCGGCAACGTTGATTTCGCCGTCCACTCGCTCAAGGACCTACCGACCGCCGAGGCCGCGGGTCTCGTCGTGGCGGCGATTCCGCCGCGGGTCGACCCGCGCGACGCGCTGATCGCGCGCGACGGGCTCACGCTCGCCGAGTTACCGCCCGGCTCGAAGGTCGGCACCGGTTCGTTGCGTCGTGGCGCGCAATTGCTGGCGCTAGGTCTCGGGCTGGAGGTTGTGCCGATCCGTGGCAATGTCGAATCGCGTGCCGCGAGGGTCAAAGACGGCGAGCTTGACGCGGTGATCTTGGCCGCTGCCGGATTGAGCCGGCTTGGCTGGCGCGAGCGCGTCACCGAGTTCCTGGACCCCATTCAAATGTTGCCCGCACCCGGTCAGGGCGCGTTGGCCGTGGAGTGTGTCTCTGACAACAGCGACGTTCTCGATTTGGTGCGAGGGCTCGATCATCACTACAGTCGTCTCTGCGTCGAGGCTGAGCGAGCATTGCTCGCCGAGCTCGAAGCCGGTTGCTCATCGCCGGTGGGAGCCCTCGCCGAGGTAGTGGAGGCCGAGGCTGGTCTCGAACTATCACTCCGCGCGTCCGTCACTGCGCACGATGGCAGCGATGCCATCCGCCAGTCGGCCGTCGGATCACTCACAGATGCTGCCGGACTCGGACAGCGGCTTGCCCGCTTGATGCTCGAGGACGGCGCCACGGAACTTATGGGGAGCACGCGATGA
- a CDS encoding NAD-dependent epimerase/dehydratase family protein yields MTSRVVLVTGVSRFLGGATARVLAQDASVERVIGVDITAPHPHFASSHSRAEFVRADISSPLIAKVIDSAGVDTVIHTDINASASASGGRASMKEANVMGTMRLLAACQHSSGVRRLIVKSSGAVYGASPRDPVLFTEQMQPRYLSGGYGKDVQDVEGYVRGFVRRRPDVLTTVLRFANFLGPQVDSVLAPYFELAAVPRLIGFDPRLQFVHEQDGVAALVHCAGLDDDDAAGVFNIAAPDIMYLSQAVLRAGRVSLPVIPGPAASVASRLVRLLGYSDFTPELIRYLRYGRAMQTELASEQLGFTPSYSTLETFDDYVAGRAITPTLPLRALRGALRSRS; encoded by the coding sequence ATGACCTCGCGCGTCGTCCTCGTCACCGGTGTGAGCCGGTTCCTCGGTGGAGCGACGGCGCGCGTGCTCGCGCAAGACGCGAGTGTCGAGCGGGTTATCGGCGTCGATATCACCGCACCGCACCCCCATTTCGCGTCCTCGCACAGTCGGGCCGAGTTCGTTCGCGCCGACATCAGCAGTCCGCTGATCGCCAAGGTTATTGATTCCGCCGGCGTTGACACGGTTATCCACACCGATATCAATGCCTCCGCGAGCGCCTCCGGCGGGCGTGCCTCCATGAAGGAGGCAAACGTGATGGGCACCATGCGGCTGCTAGCGGCTTGTCAGCACTCCAGCGGCGTACGACGGCTCATCGTGAAATCTTCCGGTGCCGTCTACGGTGCCAGTCCACGAGATCCGGTGCTGTTTACCGAGCAGATGCAACCTCGGTACCTGTCCGGCGGATACGGCAAAGACGTGCAGGATGTCGAAGGTTATGTGCGCGGTTTCGTGCGGCGCCGCCCCGACGTACTGACGACTGTGCTGCGATTCGCGAACTTCCTCGGCCCGCAGGTCGATTCGGTGCTCGCGCCGTATTTCGAGTTGGCCGCCGTGCCGCGGCTGATTGGCTTCGACCCGCGACTGCAGTTCGTGCACGAGCAGGACGGCGTGGCAGCGTTGGTGCACTGCGCCGGACTCGACGATGACGACGCCGCGGGCGTGTTCAATATCGCAGCGCCAGACATCATGTATCTCTCGCAGGCGGTGCTGCGCGCCGGGCGGGTATCACTGCCGGTGATTCCAGGTCCGGCCGCCTCCGTCGCGAGCCGTCTGGTACGGCTGCTCGGTTATTCGGACTTCACCCCGGAGCTGATCCGATACCTCCGGTACGGTCGCGCCATGCAGACCGAACTGGCCAGCGAGCAGTTGGGCTTTACGCCGTCCTATTCGACCCTTGAGACATTCGACGACTACGTCGCCGGTCGTGCCATCACCCCCACGCTGCCGTTGCGCGCACTGCGTGGGGCATTGCGGAGCCGTTCATGA